The genome window AGAACAAGCTGGGTTCGGCCAGAAAATGTACGACCAAAGCTTGGTACTGGAGTAGTCGTCGCTGCAAACGGGTGCGTTCAGGTAGATGGGGGAAGCAGTCACCCAGGTTGGCGACCAGCCACAGGTAGAACCGGCGGAATGAGCCGCCTTTGAGGCTGAACATCAGCCCGATGGTGACCAACTCACTAAGGCTGAGCTTGGCTTGTTGATGTTCATGCTGTTCAGCCTTCGAACGCAGGGCATCGTCTACCCCAACGTACATCACCAAAGCAACGTCTTCCAGCGATAGAATGCATCTCGGGTCTGGCCGCATACACCAGACCCTATTCCTTTCTCCCGCTACTTTTCAACTAGCACCAGTGATTATCTAAGGCAGGAGCCCGGGTCTCCAGCAGTACTGAAAGTTCGGGGCGTTGCTCCAGCATCCGGCGAATCAACGCAACAAGCTCCGGTTTGCTCAACTTTTCCAGCTCTTTTTCCGCGCCTTCGGCCTCCAGGAAAGCCTCTGGCTCCTCTAACCAGGCCAGAGCCAGCGCGGCGGCGTGCTTGCAGTCGCCCCCTTCCCCCACCGGGCAGCTACACTTCCCATCTGCAATGCGTTCTCCCTCCAGACGAAGCCAGACCTTGTAAGGCCGATCACGGCTGCCCTCCACGCTGGCCTCGAGGCGGTCTCCCTTGCGCCACATCTGCTTTAGCCGGCCTTCCTCCAGGTATTCGCGGCCCAAGCCCAGGGCCCTCAAGCTAAACCAGTCTTGCAGTTTCACACACAGCCTCCGCTGCATAGCCCTTCTCGGAGTGCACCAGCCGCCCCAAAGGATGCCCCGGCTCGTGGGGGAAGCCCAGCAGGTACTGGCCTTGAACCCAGCGCTCATACAGGCGTTTGCGGGTCTCGAGGGTGGTCATGGGGTAGAGGTCGTAGGCCATGATGTAGGGCAAGGGGGCGTGGGCCATGGTGGGGATCAGGTCGGCGGTATAGGCAAAATGCTGGCCTTCCGAGCGAATCTCCACGGCCTGCATCCCCAGGGTATGACCCGGCACCGGCACCACCCACAGCCCTGGCAGGATTTCCTGCTCCCCCTCCACGGTTTCAAACTGCTCCAGAATGGGTTCGATGTTCTCTGGCAGGTAGCTGGCCCGGCTGCGCTCGTGGGGGTGTAGCGCGTCTTCCAGCTCTTGCTTCTGCACGAGGTGGCGGGCGTTGGGAAAGGTGGGCACCAGCCGGCCCCCCTCGAGGCGGGTGTTCAGCCCGGCGTGGTCGAAGTGCAGGTGGGTGTGAATCACCAGCGAGATATCCGCGGGCCCCAGGCCCAGAAGCGCCAGCTGGCCCAAGAGTGGATGGGTTTCGCTCAGGCCGTAGATGCGCCGAAACTTCTCACCGGGCTTGCGGTCAATGCCGGTTTCGATCAGCGCATACCGCTCGCCCATGCGAAGAAGCAGGGGGTTCATCCCCAACCGTACGCGGTTTTGCTCGTCCGACGCCGCCAGCTTCGACCAGAGCACCCTGGGCACCACCCCAAACATGGCTCCCCCATCCAGCCAGATTTCGCCGTCGCTCAGGAACCAGAGCTCGAAGTTACCGAGTTTGTGATACAGAATGGGTCGCATCAAAACCGATTATCTCAGGGCCATAGGGGGCCAGTCTACGCTGCATGATGGCGATGGCCTCGGGGCTTTCATCCACCAGCACAAACCCTCGGCCATGTTTTGCGGCGGCCTCGCCGGTGGTGCCTGAGCCCGCAAAAAAGTCGAGCACCACATCGCCGGGGTTGGAGTGCACCCGCACGATGCGCTCCAAGAGCTTGAGGGGCTTCTGGGTGGGATAACCGGTTTTTTCCCTGGAGCCCGTCGGGACGATGGTCTGCCACCAGACATCGGTGGGCGTCTTGCCCCTGGCTGCTTTTTCGGGGCCTACCATCTTGGGCGTGAGGTAGGGGATGCGGTCTATGGCTTCGTAGTTGAAGGTGTACTGGTGGGGGTTTTTGGCATACCACAGGAGGGTGTCGTGCTTGGCGGGCCAACGCTTCCTGGAACGACCCCCGTAGTCGTAGGCCCAGATAATCTCGTTGAGAAAGCTCTTACGCCCGAAAATGGTATCGAGCGCCACTTTGATGTAATGCACCTCCCGGTAGTCCAGGTGCACAAAAAGCGAGCCCGTGGGGGTGAGCAGGCGGTAGGCTTGCTCGAGCCGGGGAATCAGAAAAGCCTCGAAGTCCTCGAAGCGGTCGGCATACACCGGGGCCGCCAGTGCTTCGGTACGATAACGCTTGCCGCCAAAGCCCCGACGTGGGCCATTTTCGTCCGCTACAGCCCGAATTCGACGCCGCTGCTGGGTTTTGCGGGTGTTGAAGGGGGGGTCCAGGTAGATGAGCGGAAAGGAAGCCTCGGGCAAGGTGGCGATGTACTGGAGGCACTCGGCCTGCACGATGCGCTTCATCGGCCTGATTCTAAAGCACCAGGCCGGGAGCGCCCTCGAGGCCCGCCCGCACCTCGCGCAGCACCTCCACCAGCCCTCTCCCCTCTTCGTGGGCGCGGATCAGGGCGCTGGCAATCACCGCCCCATCGGCGGCCTGGGCGGCCTGCTGGGCGGTGGCCCGGTTGGAGATGCCAAAACCGATGGCCACCGGGGCATCGGTCACCCGGCGGATGCGCCCCACCAGCTCCGGCAGCCCCTCGGGAAGCCTGTCCCGCGCCCCCGTGACCCCCGCCACCGAAACCGTGTACACAAAGCCGGTGCAGTAGGGCGCCACGGTCTGGATGCGGGCCTCGGTAGAGGTAGGGGCCAGCAGAAAGGTGGTCTCGAGGCCCGCCCCCTGGGCCAGCCCCACCAGCTCGGGGTCTTCGTCGGGGGGCAGGTCGGGCAGGATGAGCCCGTTCACCCCGACCTCTTTGAACATGCCGAAAAAGCGTTCCGGCCCCACCGCCAGCACCGGGTTGATGTAGGTCATGAGGAAGAGGGGCTTATCGGTAAGGCTCCGAATTTCCCGCACGAAGGCCGCCACATCGGCCACGTGAATCCCCTGCCGCAGGGCCTGTTCCGAGGCTCGCTGGATCACCGGGCCGTCGCCCAGGGGGTCGGAGTAGGGCAGGCCCACCTCGAGCAAATCCGCATAGGGCAACACCTGCTTGACCATCTCGAGGTCGGCCCCCCGGCTCGGATAACCGGCCATCACGTAGGGAATCAGCGCCGCGCGCCCTTCGGCTTTGGCCCTGGCAAACGCTTCGCGGGTGGTCATGACTGCCCTCCCTGCACAAGCCCCTCGGCCCTTGCCCCCTGACCCTCCTCCATGACGCGCATCACCTCCACCACGTCCTTGTCGCCCCGGCCCGAAAGGTTGATCACCATCACCTGCTCGGGCTCCATCTCGGGGGCCAGTTTGGCCGCGTAGGCGATGGCGTGGGCCGACTCGAGGGCCGGAATAATCCCCTCCAGGCGGCACAAAAGCTGGAAGCCTTCCAGGGCCTCTTCGTCGGTGATGCCCACATACTCGGCCAGGCCCGCCTCGGCATAGTAGCTGTGTTCCGGGCCCACGCCAGGGTAGTCCAGGCCCGCCGAGACCGAGTGCGCCGGGCGAATCTGGCCGTCGTCGTCGTAGAGCAAGAACATCTTGGCCCCGTGCAGCACCCCTTTGCGACCCGCCCCAATGGAGAGCGAGTGCAGCCCCGAAGCCGCCCCGTGGCCCGCGGCCTCTACCCCAATCAGGCGCGGGCGGTTTTCCTGGTAGGCAAAGGGCGCAAAGGCCCCAATGGCATTGGAGCCCCCGCCCACGCAGGCAATCACTGCATCGGGGTTCTCCCGCCCTTCCTTCTCTCGTAGCTGGGCCTTGATCTCCTCGCCCACGATGCTCTGGAAGTCGCGGGCCATCATGGGGTACGGATGCGGCCCCACCACCGAGCCGATGATGTAGAAGCTATCGCGCACGTTGGTCACCCAGTCCCGGATGGCCTCGTTGGTGGCGTCCTTGAGGGTGCGGGTGCCGCTCTCCACCGGGCGCACCTCGGCCCCCAGGAGCTTCATGCGAAAGACGTTCAAAGCCTGCCGTCGCACGTCCTCGGCCCCCTGGTAGACTACGCACTCCAGGCCCATCAGGGCCGCCACCGTGGCCACGCTCACCCCGTGCTGACCGGCCCCGGTCTCAGCGATTACCCGCTTCTTGCCCATGCGCTTGCACAGGAGGGCCTGGCCCAGGGTGTTGTTGATCTTGTGAGCGCCGGTGTGGTTCAGGTCTTCGCGCTTGAGGTAGATTTTGGCCCCGCCCAGGTGACGGGTGAGGTTTTCGGCCAGGTACAAAGGCGAGGGGCGGCCCACATACTCGCGCAGGTAGTAGTCGTACTCGGCCAGAAACTCGGGGTCGTTTTTGTAGTGCAGGTAGGCCTCGGTGAGCTCTTCCAGGGCCGGCATCAGGGTCTCGGGTACGTAGCGCCCACCAAAGTCGGCATAGCGCCCTTTGGCGTCGGGCAGAGGGTAGCTGGGTAGTTGCATGGAAAAAATCTCCTGAGGGTGATACGGTCTATCGGCTATCGGCTATCGGCTATTGGCTATGGACTATCGGCTATTGACGCTTGAGGCTAACAAACAAAAACTCGAGGTCCACACCTCGAGAAAAGCCCAAGCGCCGCGTTCGAAAGTGCGCTCGAGCCTATCCACGCCACCAGCGCTGGTGGTGCCACTTATAGCTGCGGGGGGTACGAATCCGCATGTTGCCCAAAGGTTAACAAGCCCGGCTGCTTACGTCAAGGTTAGAGCGCTTTACCCATTTTGAGCCAGCGGACCTCGAGAAAGCTTTGTCTTGAACAAAACGGTGGCCGCCTTGAGGGGTGGTCACGTCTGAAAAGGGCGCGATAGGGTAAAGTTGGCAGGATGGAATCTTTTGAGACCCAACTCGACCAACTGGCCCAGGTAGCTGTTCATGTGGGGCTTGGCCTCCGCGAAGGCCAGGAACTCATCGTAACTGCGCCTATCGAGGCGGCGCCCCTGGCCCGCAAGATTGCCGAGCACGCCTACCGGGCCGGAAGCCCCCTGGTAACGGTGCTCTACGACGACGATGCCGCCACCCTGCTCCGCTACCAGCACGCCCCAGAAAGTGCTTTCGACCAAACCCAGAAATGGCTCTTTGACGGGATGGCTGCCGCATTCCAGAGCGGGGCTGCACGCCTGCACATCGCCGGCAACGACCCCAACCTGCTGCGGGGGCAGAACCCGGAGTCGGTAGCCCGAGCCAACCGCGCCCGTTCGCTGGCCTACCGCCCCGTCATGGAACTCATCACCACCCATCACATCAACTGGACCATTGTGGCCTACCCCCACCCGGCCTGGGCACGCACGGTTTTTCCAGAACTGACCGAGCAAGAAGCCGTACAAAAGCTCTGGGAGGCCATCTGGAAAGCCTCGAGGCTCGACACCCCGAACCCCGTGGCCACCTGGCAGGCCCACAACCAACACCTTGCCGAGCGGGTGGCCTACCTGAACCAGAAGCGCTACAGCGCCCTCCACTTCAAAGGCCCCGGCACCGATTTACTGGTGGGACTGGCCGACGATCACGTCTGGGCAGGCGGCGCCGTACAGGCCAAAAACGGGGTGGTCTGCAACCCCAACATCCCCACAGAGGAGGTCTTTACCGCCCCCCACAAAGACCGCATCGAGGGCTACGTCCGGAGCACCAAGCCGCTCTCTTATCAGGGCAGCCTGCTCGAGGAGATCGAGGTGCGCTTTGAAAAGGGGCGGGTGGTGGAAGCCAAAGCCAGGAGTGGCGGCGAAGTCCTGGAGCGGATTCTCCAGACTGACGAGGGGGCCCGCAGCCTGGGCGAGGTGGCCCTGGTGCCGCACTCCTCCCCCATTGCCCAGAGCGGGATTCTGTTCTACAACACCCTGTTCGATGAAAACGCCGCCAGCCACATTGCGCTGGGCCAGGCTTACAGCGAATGCATTCAGGGGGGCAGCCAGCTCAGCCCGCAGGAACTCGCTGCCAAAGGGGCCAACAGCAGCCTGATTCACATTGACTGGATGATCGGCTCGAGCGAGGTAGACGTAGACGGCATCAGCCCGTCCGGACAGTCCGAACCCCTCATGCGCGGGGGTGAGTGGGTCTGATACCAACCTTAGCCGTATACCCTAATTTCAGCAACACACATGATGGGGGTGGGTGGTAGGAAGTAGGTAGTGGGTTTCTAACATCTGTCCCCTACCCCCTTCGCTTCTGAAGCAAGCAATGTCTTCAGGCAAAGGTGGCCTGCATGAATGTTATTGCAGGTTCACTTGCCTCTGGTACCGCTCCCAGGCGGCCAGGGCCAGGCCCAGGGCATAGCCGCGGTTCACCAGAAAGCGAATAGCCCTGGGCTTTTCGCCCCGGTGGCGGCTCTGGTAGCGCTCTAGTAAGGCCAGGGCCTCGTCCTCGGCGTTGTTTTGGGAGGAGTGCTCGTCCAGCACACGATCTACGATACTGTGCGATACCCCCTTTTCCAATAGCGCTCGGCGCAGCTTGGCCGCACCCCACTTACCTGCGTAGAGCCGGGCGTACCCCTCGGCGAATTTCTGGTCGTCCAGGTAACCCAGGCCCTTGACCCGCTGCAACACCGACTCCACCACCTCTGGACAGGCTTTTCGGGCCAGTTTTTTGCGCAGGGCGGCTTCCGAATAGGCCCTGGCCCCCAGCACCCGCACCGCATACAAAAACAGTTCGTCGGGGGTTGCTTCCTTCATGGTCTGATTTTGCCACGAACGTAATGAGGCGGGTGATACCTGGCAGAGGCTAGGCTTTTTTTGGGGTCGTCCAGTGCCACACTTGACGCCCTGCCCAGAACCCTAGACACTAGACACTGCTATTTGCGGCTTTAGTCCCTGAGTTTTTGTAAGCCTCGAGACCTATGCGCGTCTTTGCCATTGCCGATATTCACCTCTCCAAAGCCTACCCCAAGCCCATGAACATCTTTGGGCCCGAATGGGATGGCCACCCCGAGGCGGTGTTCGAGGAATGGCGCAAAACCGTGGGCGAAGACGACCTGGTGATTGTGGCCGGGGACATCTCCTGGGCCATGAAACTGCCCGAAGCCCTGGTAGACCTGGCCGACCTGGCCGCCTTGCCCGGCACCAAAATCCTGCTGCGCGGCAACCACGACTACTGGTGGCCCTCCATCAGCCGCCTGCGTCAGATGTTGCCCCCACGCATGCACGCCCTTCAGCACGACTCGCTGATTCTGGGCAACCTGGCTATTGCCGGTAGCCGCGGCTGGGACACCCCCGGTAGCTACAACTTCAGCCCCGAGGACGAAAAAATCTACAAGCGCGAGGTGGAGCGGCTGGCCCTCTCGCTCAAGAGCATTCAGGGACAGGAATACGAGTATCTGATTCTGGCCATGCACTACCCCCCCTATAGCCCCAGCGGCGGCCCTACCGGTTTTACCGAGCTTATAGACCGCTACCGGCCCACCTGTGTGGTCTACGGGCACCTGCACGGAGCCGACCCCGAGCGGTTGCCCAAGGCCTGGAACGGAATTCCCCTGCATTTCGTTTCTGCCGATGTGGTGCGGTTCAGGCCGCAATTGATCCTCGAGACCTCCCACCAGACGCATGTGGTGGATGTTACAGGTGCCGAATAGCAAGTGGCTAGTGGCTTGTGGCCTGTGGCTGAGTGGTCTGGTAAGTAAATTTTCGTGTCATTCCGAACAGAGCGAAGCGAAGTGAGGAATCTAATGCGGTGCAGTCCAATGCATTCACTGTACCCATGCAGTGCCAGATTCCTCGTTGCACTGCGTGCGCCTCGGAATGACAAAAAGACGACGAGGGCAGAGGTTGGTTTCACTGGAGGCATCCCGATTACTTTGTTACCAGACCACTGAGGACTTTACCGGGATTGGTAGCAACCTGGCTTCGCTCTCGGCCTTCGGCTTTGGGCTTACAGCAATGTTGCACTACTACCCCCCCGGCTGCCCGTTCTCAATATCTGGGGTATCATCCAGGCATGATTACCGCCTTTGTCCTGATCCAAACCAGCCGCGAATCCACCGCCGAGACTGCGGAGTCGGTGGCCGAAATTCCAGGGGTGGCCGAGGTGTACTCGGTTACGGGGGAATGGGATCTGGTCGCCATTCTGCGTTTCAAGGACTTCGAGCAGCTCGACGACATCGTAACCCTGGGCCTGCGAAAGCTCAAAGGCATTGAACGCACCCAGACCCTGCTGGCCTTTAGAGCATATTCCCGCAAATTGCTCGAGCAGGGCTTCAACATCGGTAGCGAAGGGCTCTGAAAACCGCATGTTCCAGTTTTTCATGCTGATCCAGCTTGGGCTATTGCTGGTGGGCCTCATCTGGATGGCGCTGGCAGGCTATGCAGCTATCCAGCACCCCAACCCCCTGCGCGATGGGGTAGCCTTCCTGGTGCTCTTTTATGGCTTGATGGGCCTCGAGCTCCTGTTCTCCCGCCTGTTCCCCAAAAGCTTCCGGGCCACCGAAGCCCTGCATGGCCAGATTGGCGCAGTGATGCGTGCCCAGGGAGTAAGCCACCACCAGGCCCTGCTGCTGGCCATGGCTTCCGGCCTGAGCGAAGAGGTTTTTTTTCGTGGAGCGCTCCAGAATGCACTGTTTGGCGGTTGGCTGGGGGTACTGCTACAAGCCT of Meiothermus sp. CFH 77666 contains these proteins:
- a CDS encoding SWIM zinc finger family protein, translated to MKLQDWFSLRALGLGREYLEEGRLKQMWRKGDRLEASVEGSRDRPYKVWLRLEGERIADGKCSCPVGEGGDCKHAAALALAWLEEPEAFLEAEGAEKELEKLSKPELVALIRRMLEQRPELSVLLETRAPALDNHWC
- a CDS encoding MBL fold metallo-hydrolase — translated: MRPILYHKLGNFELWFLSDGEIWLDGGAMFGVVPRVLWSKLAASDEQNRVRLGMNPLLLRMGERYALIETGIDRKPGEKFRRIYGLSETHPLLGQLALLGLGPADISLVIHTHLHFDHAGLNTRLEGGRLVPTFPNARHLVQKQELEDALHPHERSRASYLPENIEPILEQFETVEGEQEILPGLWVVPVPGHTLGMQAVEIRSEGQHFAYTADLIPTMAHAPLPYIMAYDLYPMTTLETRKRLYERWVQGQYLLGFPHEPGHPLGRLVHSEKGYAAEAVCETARLV
- a CDS encoding site-specific DNA-methyltransferase; translation: MKRIVQAECLQYIATLPEASFPLIYLDPPFNTRKTQQRRRIRAVADENGPRRGFGGKRYRTEALAAPVYADRFEDFEAFLIPRLEQAYRLLTPTGSLFVHLDYREVHYIKVALDTIFGRKSFLNEIIWAYDYGGRSRKRWPAKHDTLLWYAKNPHQYTFNYEAIDRIPYLTPKMVGPEKAARGKTPTDVWWQTIVPTGSREKTGYPTQKPLKLLERIVRVHSNPGDVVLDFFAGSGTTGEAAAKHGRGFVLVDESPEAIAIMQRRLAPYGPEIIGFDATHSVSQTR
- the trpA gene encoding tryptophan synthase subunit alpha, with product MTTREAFARAKAEGRAALIPYVMAGYPSRGADLEMVKQVLPYADLLEVGLPYSDPLGDGPVIQRASEQALRQGIHVADVAAFVREIRSLTDKPLFLMTYINPVLAVGPERFFGMFKEVGVNGLILPDLPPDEDPELVGLAQGAGLETTFLLAPTSTEARIQTVAPYCTGFVYTVSVAGVTGARDRLPEGLPELVGRIRRVTDAPVAIGFGISNRATAQQAAQAADGAVIASALIRAHEEGRGLVEVLREVRAGLEGAPGLVL
- the trpB gene encoding tryptophan synthase subunit beta, which produces MQLPSYPLPDAKGRYADFGGRYVPETLMPALEELTEAYLHYKNDPEFLAEYDYYLREYVGRPSPLYLAENLTRHLGGAKIYLKREDLNHTGAHKINNTLGQALLCKRMGKKRVIAETGAGQHGVSVATVAALMGLECVVYQGAEDVRRQALNVFRMKLLGAEVRPVESGTRTLKDATNEAIRDWVTNVRDSFYIIGSVVGPHPYPMMARDFQSIVGEEIKAQLREKEGRENPDAVIACVGGGSNAIGAFAPFAYQENRPRLIGVEAAGHGAASGLHSLSIGAGRKGVLHGAKMFLLYDDDGQIRPAHSVSAGLDYPGVGPEHSYYAEAGLAEYVGITDEEALEGFQLLCRLEGIIPALESAHAIAYAAKLAPEMEPEQVMVINLSGRGDKDVVEVMRVMEEGQGARAEGLVQGGQS
- a CDS encoding aminopeptidase, yielding MESFETQLDQLAQVAVHVGLGLREGQELIVTAPIEAAPLARKIAEHAYRAGSPLVTVLYDDDAATLLRYQHAPESAFDQTQKWLFDGMAAAFQSGAARLHIAGNDPNLLRGQNPESVARANRARSLAYRPVMELITTHHINWTIVAYPHPAWARTVFPELTEQEAVQKLWEAIWKASRLDTPNPVATWQAHNQHLAERVAYLNQKRYSALHFKGPGTDLLVGLADDHVWAGGAVQAKNGVVCNPNIPTEEVFTAPHKDRIEGYVRSTKPLSYQGSLLEEIEVRFEKGRVVEAKARSGGEVLERILQTDEGARSLGEVALVPHSSPIAQSGILFYNTLFDENAASHIALGQAYSECIQGGSQLSPQELAAKGANSSLIHIDWMIGSSEVDVDGISPSGQSEPLMRGGEWV
- a CDS encoding regulatory protein RecX; its protein translation is MKEATPDELFLYAVRVLGARAYSEAALRKKLARKACPEVVESVLQRVKGLGYLDDQKFAEGYARLYAGKWGAAKLRRALLEKGVSHSIVDRVLDEHSSQNNAEDEALALLERYQSRHRGEKPRAIRFLVNRGYALGLALAAWERYQRQVNLQ
- a CDS encoding metallophosphoesterase, producing MRVFAIADIHLSKAYPKPMNIFGPEWDGHPEAVFEEWRKTVGEDDLVIVAGDISWAMKLPEALVDLADLAALPGTKILLRGNHDYWWPSISRLRQMLPPRMHALQHDSLILGNLAIAGSRGWDTPGSYNFSPEDEKIYKREVERLALSLKSIQGQEYEYLILAMHYPPYSPSGGPTGFTELIDRYRPTCVVYGHLHGADPERLPKAWNGIPLHFVSADVVRFRPQLILETSHQTHVVDVTGAE
- a CDS encoding Lrp/AsnC ligand binding domain-containing protein encodes the protein MITAFVLIQTSRESTAETAESVAEIPGVAEVYSVTGEWDLVAILRFKDFEQLDDIVTLGLRKLKGIERTQTLLAFRAYSRKLLEQGFNIGSEGL
- a CDS encoding CPBP family intramembrane glutamic endopeptidase — its product is MFQFFMLIQLGLLLVGLIWMALAGYAAIQHPNPLRDGVAFLVLFYGLMGLELLFSRLFPKSFRATEALHGQIGAVMRAQGVSHHQALLLAMASGLSEEVFFRGALQNALFGGWLGVLLQAFLFMAFHPVPDRRAWAYPVFIFFGGLMFGAAYLLTGSLIPGILAHYLHNARGFYQLLDQAEPKKAA